A single Helianthus annuus chloroplast, complete genome DNA region contains:
- the rpl36 gene encoding ribosomal protein L36 has protein sequence MKIRASVRKICEKCRLIRRRGRIIVICSNPRHKQRQG, from the coding sequence ATGAAAATAAGAGCTTCTGTTCGTAAAATTTGTGAAAAATGTCGACTAATCCGTCGTCGGGGACGAATTATAGTAATTTGTTCCAACCCAAGACATAAACAAAGACAAGGATAA
- the infA gene encoding translation initiation factor 1 — protein MKEQKWIHEGLITESLPNGMFRVRLDNEDMILGYVSGKIRRSFIRILPGDRVKIEVSRYDSTRGRIIYRLRNKDSKD, from the coding sequence ATGAAAGAACAAAAATGGATTCATGAAGGTTTAATTACTGAATCGCTTCCCAATGGCATGTTCCGGGTTCGTTTAGATAATGAAGATATGATTCTAGGTTATGTTTCAGGAAAGATCCGACGTAGTTTTATACGAATATTGCCAGGAGATAGAGTCAAAATTGAAGTAAGTCGTTATGATTCAACCAGAGGTCGTATAATTTATCGACTCCGCAACAAAGATTCGAAAGATTAG
- the rps8 gene encoding ribosomal protein S8: MSSDTIADIITSIRNADMYRKSVVRVASTNISQSIVKILLREGFIENVRKHRENNKDFLVLTLRHRRNRKRPYRNLLNLKRISRPGLRIYSNYQRIPRILGGMGVVILSTSRGIMTDREARLERIGGEILCYIW; this comes from the coding sequence ATGAGTAGTGATACTATTGCTGACATAATAACCTCTATACGAAATGCCGATATGTATAGAAAAAGCGTGGTTCGAGTAGCATCTACTAATATCAGCCAAAGTATTGTTAAAATACTTTTACGAGAGGGTTTTATCGAAAACGTGAGAAAACATCGAGAAAACAACAAAGATTTTTTGGTTTTAACCCTACGACATAGAAGGAATAGGAAAAGGCCTTATCGAAATCTTTTAAATTTAAAACGGATCAGTCGGCCGGGTCTACGAATCTATTCTAACTATCAAAGAATTCCTAGAATTTTAGGCGGGATGGGAGTTGTAATTCTTTCTACCTCTCGGGGTATAATGACAGACCGGGAGGCTCGACTAGAAAGAATAGGCGGAGAAATTTTGTGTTATATATGGTAA
- the rpl14 gene encoding ribosomal protein L14: MIQPQTHLNVADNSGARELMCIRIIGASNRRYAHIGDVIVAVIKDAVPNMPLERSEVVRAVIVRTCKELKRDNGMIIRYDDNAAVVIDQEGNPKGTRVFGAIARELRQFNFTKIVSLAPEVL; encoded by the coding sequence ATGATTCAACCTCAGACCCATTTGAATGTAGCAGATAACAGCGGGGCTCGAGAATTGATGTGTATTCGAATCATAGGAGCTAGCAATCGTCGATATGCTCATATTGGTGACGTTATTGTTGCTGTGATCAAAGACGCAGTTCCAAACATGCCTCTAGAAAGATCAGAAGTGGTCAGAGCTGTAATTGTCCGTACTTGTAAAGAACTTAAACGTGACAACGGTATGATAATACGATATGATGACAATGCTGCAGTTGTGATTGATCAAGAAGGAAATCCAAAAGGAACTCGCGTTTTTGGTGCGATTGCCCGAGAATTGAGACAGTTCAATTTTACTAAAATAGTTTCATTAGCTCCCGAGGTATTATAA
- the rpl16 gene encoding ribosomal protein L16 — MNYNPKRTRFRKQHRGRMKGISYRGNTICFGKYALQALEPAWITSRQIEAGRRAMTRNARRGGKIWVRIFPDKPVTVRPAETRMGSGKGSPEYWVAVVKPGRILYEMGGVTENIARRAISIAASKMPIRAQFIISG; from the coding sequence ATCAACTATAACCCCAAAAGAACCAGATTCCGTAAACAACATAGAGGAAGAATGAAGGGAATATCTTATCGAGGTAATACTATTTGTTTTGGTAAATACGCTCTTCAGGCACTTGAACCCGCTTGGATCACATCTAGACAAATAGAAGCAGGTCGACGAGCAATGACACGAAATGCACGTCGCGGTGGAAAAATATGGGTCCGTATATTTCCAGATAAACCAGTTACAGTAAGGCCCGCAGAAACACGTATGGGTTCAGGTAAAGGCTCTCCCGAATATTGGGTAGCTGTTGTTAAACCAGGTCGAATCCTTTATGAAATGGGTGGAGTAACAGAAAATATAGCCCGAAGGGCTATTTCAATAGCAGCGTCCAAAATGCCTATACGAGCTCAATTCATCATTTCGGGATAA